One window from the genome of Musa acuminata AAA Group cultivar baxijiao chromosome BXJ1-4, Cavendish_Baxijiao_AAA, whole genome shotgun sequence encodes:
- the LOC135672510 gene encoding LOB domain-containing protein CRL1-like, protein MAGCGSPCGACKFLRRKCLSGCVFAPHFCHEKGAAHFAAIHKVFGASNASKLLMHLPPADRSEAAVTISYEAQARILDPVYGCVAQIFALQRQVVLLQAQLASLKAQAQLALGNGTTSPGEGIAPPAYASIFSTNDWLADCNSCRSSYDCNSHFAMVEDEAMVFRIQSEDAPRSMASLDVQAGPWRSSASSSSSSSYTDVEGLLSVAFAYPGRS, encoded by the exons ATGGCAGGGTGTGGCTCTCCCTGTGGAGCTTGCAAGTTCCTAAGGAGGAAGTGCCTCAGTGGCTGCGTCTTCGCTCCCCACTTCTGCCATGAGAAGGGCGCGGCTCACTTCGCGGCAATCCACAAGGTGTTCGGGGCGAGCAACGCGTCCAAGCTCCTCATGCACCTCCCTCCCGCCGACCGATCCGAGGCCGCAGTCACCATCTCGTACGAGGCACAAGCGAGGATTTTGGACCCCGTTTACGGCTGCGTCGCCCAAATCTTTGCCCTCCAGCGACAA GTTGTTCTTCTGCAAGCTCAGCTAGCCTCTCTGAAAGCCCAAGCTCAACTGGCACTTGGAAATGGCACGACGTCGCCTGGAGAAGGGATCGCACCACCTGCTTACGCATCAATCTTCTCGACGAACGATTGGCTTGCGGATTGCAACAGCTGCCGGTCCTCTTACGACTGCAACTCCCATTTTGCCATGGTGGAGGACGAGGCCATGGTGTTCAGGATTCAGAGTGAGGATGCTCCTCGTTCCATGGCATCTCTCGACGTGCAAGCTGGTCCTTGGAGGTCGTcagcatcatcgtcatcatcatcatcgtatacTGATGTGGAGGGCCTTCTATCTGTAGCTTTTGCTTATCCTGGTCGTTCATAA
- the LOC103982886 gene encoding LOB domain-containing protein 16 codes for MASGTGSPCGACKFLRRKCASDCVFAPYFSSEQGAVRFAAIHKVFGASNAAKLLLHVPQADRCEAAVAIAYEAQARLRDPVYGCVGHIFALQQQVATLQLQLMLVKAQIAQRLVTSQPSGSQWQGNDDGNPFLQPYSSWESMSSSQSSRNFINQDSTRLLPKHDAVFKEDLSVGGSSSKMWATHAEVGELQDLAFRMAGNL; via the exons ATGGCTTCCGGCACCGGCTCTCCGTGCGGCGCGTGCAAGTTCCTGCGTCGGAAGTGCGCGAGCGACTGCGTGTTCGCGCCCTACTTCAGCTCGGAGCAGGGGGCGGTGCGGTTTGCCGCCATCCACAAGGTGTTCGGCGCCAGCAACGCGGCCAAGCTGCTGCTTCACGTGCCGCAGGCCGACCGGTGCGAGGCGGCCGTGGCCATCGCTTACGAGGCTCAGGCCAGACTCAGGGATCCTGTGTACGGCTGCGTAGGCCACATCTTCGCCCTGCAACAACAG GTTGCTACCTTGCAGCTGCAGCTGATGCTTGTCAAGGCGCAGATAGCCCAACGCTTGGTTACTTCACAGCCTTCAGGGAGCCAATGGCAAGGAAATGATGACGGCAACCCTTTTCTCCAACCATATTCTTCTTGGGAATCCATGTCTTCTTCTCAGAGTTCCCGTAACTTCATCAATCAAGATTCTACTAGACTTTTACCGAAGCATGATGCTGTCTTCAAGGAGGATCTCTCCGTAGGTGGCAGTAGCAGCAAGATGTGGGCGACACATGCCGAAGTGGGGGAGCTTCAAGATTTGGCTTTCAGAATGGCAGGCAACTTGTGA